The genome window TGAAGTACATTTTTGAAGCCAAGAAAAAAGGGGCAAAGGTCGTTGTCATCGATCCCGTTTTCACCGAAGCGGCCTCTAAAGCAAGCGAGTGGATTCAAGTTAAAGTAGGCTCTGATGGCCTTTTGGCCCTTGGTATGGCTAAAATCATCATCGATGCTAATATGCACGATAAAGAATGGCTTGCCAAAAACACCAAAGGCTACAAAGAGTTCAAAGCCTACCTTGACACCATCAACCTTCGTGATGTCGCTGAAACTTCAGGGCTTTCGCTAGAACTCATTAGCCAAATCGCCCTAGAATTTGCCAAAGCAGACCCCGCTACCATCTGGTCAGGCTACGGTTTGCAACGCCACACCAACGGCGGCTCTATGATACGCGCCATTGACGCCCTAGTTGCTATCACCGGAAACATCGGCAAATACGCGGGAGGCTCTCGCTACGGACACCTTGACACGTGGGGTTTTAACTACCACGCCATGAGCATGGAAAAACCCGCAGGAAGCGTGGGATATGTGGGCGGCAAACGCATGGGAGAGTTTGGCCATGGCGCAGCAGGCGAAGAGAAACCTGATTACGATGACCGCTACCTCAACATCAACAAAACCGCGCGTGAAATCTTAAATTCTGACCCTAAGGTACGGCTTTTATGGGTAGCGTGTAAAAATACCTTTGCTCAAGATTTTGACCGAAACCTTCTCATTGAAGCGTTTAAATCCCTAGAGATGGTGGTGGTTGTAGACGAATTTTTCAACGAAACCACCAAGTGGGCCGACATCGTCTTGCCTGTCACTACACAATTTGAAGAGTACGATGTCAATGTCTCTTACTGGCATTACTGGCTCAGTATCAACGAACAAGCCATCAAACCCCTTCATGAAGCCAAAAACGACCTAGAAATCGCCGCGTTGCTTTCTAAAAAACTAAATGCGCTAGAAAAAGGCTCTTGTACCTTCCCTGAATACGTCGATACCAAACAGTGGACCGCCAAAGAGTTTAATGCGGGCATCTACGAGAAGTTTGGCATCAGCTCTTGGGAAGAGCTTAAAAACGGCCCTGTGAAAGCAAAGCCAGTCATCCCTTACGCCGATGGCAAGTTTTTTACTCCTAGCGGAAAGTATGAGTTTTATTCTGAAACCTCAAAAGAGTATGGTTGGAAAGCACTGCCTGAGTACGTAGAAGTGCGAAAGCCTTACGACAAATTCCGTCTTACCACGCCACACAGCCGCTTTAGTCTTCACTCTCAGTTTCAAAACCTTGACTGGATGGAAGAATTTAACGCAGAACCGTTTGTCTACATCAACACCAAAGATGCGACCGACAAGCGCGTAGAAACGGGCGATATTGTAGCGGTCTTTAGCAAGGTTGGCTTATTGCGCGTTAAAGCAAAAGTCACCGACAATGTCCCCTCTGGCACCGTGATGATGTACGAGCAATGGTTCAATAACAACATTTACAATGTCAACGAACTGGTGGATGACACCTCTTCAGACATGGGTGCGTTTAAAACGGGTGCGCCGGGCGTTGCCTTACACGATGCCTATGTTAACTTTAGAAAAATTTAAAAGGATTACGCATGCAAAAAGCATTTTTAGTCGATAGCAGCATCTGCTTAGGCTGCAACACCTGTGCGATGGCCTGTAAAAACCAATACCACCAAGACAATGGCATTGCGTGGAGAAAGGTGCGTGAAATTGGTGGCGAAACATACCGTGAGGACCAAAACAACTTTCTTCCCACTGTCACCTGGTACGCCAAAGCGCCACAAGCCCAAATGCCCGAGGAGCGGTACTATTTCTCCCTCGCGTGCAACCACTGCGAAAACCCTGCGTGCGTAGAAGTCTGTCCTGCGGGCGCACAAACCAAGGACCCTATCACAGGAATCGTCAAGCACGACCAAGAACTGTGCATTGGGTGTAAGGGGTGTGTATTGGCCTGTCCTTTTGGGGCGTCCAAATACAACGAACGCTTAGGTAAATCAGAAAAATGTAGCATGTGCTGGGAGCGACAAGATGAGGGATTACTCCCCGCTTGTGTTCAATCGTGCCCAACAGGCTCCATTGCGCTCATTGACATCCATGACCCAGCTTATGCAAATGCAGGCACCACCGACCCCCTTGGCATTGATTACGCCATCGGCTCTTCTACAAAGCCTTCCACGCGCTTTGTGCATCCTAGCTTGCCTGCTAAGATGCACAGGCTCTAAGAAGCCTCCCATGAAACAGTGGATTTTTATACTGCTCGTGGGATTTTTACCACTCTGGGGAGAAGAAGCCTCCCCAGGGGCCTGTCCGCTAATCGACATGAAAGAATTTAGTGATTACGCGAAACAAAAAGTGACCATCTCCACGCCCAAAAAAGCGAAAATAGGAGAAAATATCGTCACGTTCTCTCTTGAAAAAAACGACTTTCCTTCGGGCTATATGGTTGCAGGCTATGCGGATATTCATGCTTTTTCCGCCCAAACACCGCCTAGCATCGTCGATGGCTTTCCTCGCACAACCATCACGCTACACGAAGCAGGAACCTATGAGTTTAGACTAAAATTGAACCTCATTTACAAAAGCAGTTGAGGCGGGATCAAATTTGCCAGTTTGGCAAAACAATCTTTGGTCTTGAAACTTGAAGATAAATAACCTATAATCATTTTTCTAAAGGATGGCGATGGACAAAGCACTCAAACTTCAGCTTAAAACCCTTCGCATTTTGTATGCGGAAGACGAACCCAACATCCGTAAACCCATCAGTGACACCTTGCGTTTTTATGTACACAGTGTCATCGAAGCCCAAGATGGCCAAGAGGCCTATGAGCTTTACCAACTCCACAAACCCGACATCATTCTCTCCGACATCCTCATGCCTAAACTTAGCGGCATCGAATTTGTCCAAAACGTACGGGCCAAAGACCGCACCACACCCATCGTGCTCATCACTGCTCACACGGAAAAAGAGTATTTACTCAGCGCGGTAAAGCTTCACCTGGAGCAGTACCTCATCAAGCCTGTCACTCTTCCTGATTTACTGGGCGTTCTTGAAGCCTGTCTCGCCCAAATCGCGCAGACCCATCCACTGACCCACGGCTTGCCAAACGATTATCATTATGACATCGACCACAAGCTTTTAACCCACAAAGGAAAAGAGATTCGCCTGAGCAAAAAACAGATTGATTTTTTAGAAATGCTCATCCAAAACCGCCACCGCGTGGTC of Sulfurospirillum tamanense contains these proteins:
- a CDS encoding molybdopterin-dependent oxidoreductase; amino-acid sequence: MSTHPSPVDALLREGVSRRNFLKGLLASGAVASFPGGALAAEPYVDTKIPFTGKKSYTTFRNACPRNCYDTCSIKTFVKDGVIQFIEGAKESTFTNGGTCVKGNSYVRRVYSPDRIKYPMMQVGGKGSGTWKRISWDEAMDTIAKKLLAIKKEDGHLLGAALTKYSGNFGITHYGVEGMFSSIGYTTRFAGTPCWPAGIDAQNLDMGAMWCNDPEEMKDSKYIILWGANPAANSVHSMKYIFEAKKKGAKVVVIDPVFTEAASKASEWIQVKVGSDGLLALGMAKIIIDANMHDKEWLAKNTKGYKEFKAYLDTINLRDVAETSGLSLELISQIALEFAKADPATIWSGYGLQRHTNGGSMIRAIDALVAITGNIGKYAGGSRYGHLDTWGFNYHAMSMEKPAGSVGYVGGKRMGEFGHGAAGEEKPDYDDRYLNINKTAREILNSDPKVRLLWVACKNTFAQDFDRNLLIEAFKSLEMVVVVDEFFNETTKWADIVLPVTTQFEEYDVNVSYWHYWLSINEQAIKPLHEAKNDLEIAALLSKKLNALEKGSCTFPEYVDTKQWTAKEFNAGIYEKFGISSWEELKNGPVKAKPVIPYADGKFFTPSGKYEFYSETSKEYGWKALPEYVEVRKPYDKFRLTTPHSRFSLHSQFQNLDWMEEFNAEPFVYINTKDATDKRVETGDIVAVFSKVGLLRVKAKVTDNVPSGTVMMYEQWFNNNIYNVNELVDDTSSDMGAFKTGAPGVALHDAYVNFRKI
- a CDS encoding 4Fe-4S dicluster domain-containing protein, translated to MQKAFLVDSSICLGCNTCAMACKNQYHQDNGIAWRKVREIGGETYREDQNNFLPTVTWYAKAPQAQMPEERYYFSLACNHCENPACVEVCPAGAQTKDPITGIVKHDQELCIGCKGCVLACPFGASKYNERLGKSEKCSMCWERQDEGLLPACVQSCPTGSIALIDIHDPAYANAGTTDPLGIDYAIGSSTKPSTRFVHPSLPAKMHRL
- a CDS encoding response regulator transcription factor, with the translated sequence MDKALKLQLKTLRILYAEDEPNIRKPISDTLRFYVHSVIEAQDGQEAYELYQLHKPDIILSDILMPKLSGIEFVQNVRAKDRTTPIVLITAHTEKEYLLSAVKLHLEQYLIKPVTLPDLLGVLEACLAQIAQTHPLTHGLPNDYHYDIDHKLLTHKGKEIRLSKKQIDFLEMLIQNRHRVVTYDELQYEVWKDDVMTDNAIRSLVLSLRKKLPKDLIVNLSGIGYKLET